A part of Defluviitalea raffinosedens genomic DNA contains:
- a CDS encoding precorrin-8X methylmutase encodes MKLYRPDEIEKRSFEIITQEIGDIELDAKVAPIVKRVIHTTADFDYLHNLCFSENVINIALEAIKKGVDIVTDTKMALSGINKAALAKAGGKAYCYMADEDVARKAKEQNSTRASVSMEKAAELDKPLIFAIGNAPTALIKLDELIKSNKIKPVLIIGVPVGFVNVVESKELIMKSGVPYIVARGRKGGSNVAAAIVNALLYMAYPRES; translated from the coding sequence ATGAAATTGTATAGACCCGATGAAATTGAAAAGAGAAGCTTTGAAATAATAACTCAGGAAATTGGAGATATTGAACTGGACGCGAAGGTTGCGCCTATTGTTAAGAGAGTAATTCATACTACTGCGGATTTTGATTATCTTCATAATCTTTGCTTTTCCGAAAATGTAATAAATATTGCGCTTGAAGCCATTAAGAAAGGGGTTGACATTGTAACAGACACCAAAATGGCTTTATCCGGTATCAACAAGGCTGCTTTGGCAAAAGCCGGCGGCAAGGCATATTGCTATATGGCAGATGAAGATGTTGCAAGAAAGGCGAAAGAGCAAAATTCAACCCGTGCGAGTGTATCTATGGAAAAGGCGGCAGAATTGGACAAGCCTCTTATTTTTGCTATAGGCAATGCGCCCACAGCCCTTATCAAGCTGGATGAATTGATAAAAAGCAATAAAATAAAACCTGTTTTAATTATTGGCGTACCAGTAGGCTTTGTGAATGTCGTCGAGTCAAAGGAGCTTATTATGAAAAGCGGTGTTCCTTATATCGTTGCAAGAGGGCGAAAAGGCGGCAGTAATGTGGCGGCGGCAATTGTAAATGCTCTCTTGTATATGGCATATCCACGTGAAAGCTAA
- a CDS encoding cob(I)yrinic acid a,c-diamide adenosyltransferase, with protein MNGLIHIYCGDGKGKTTAALGLALRACGSGYKVILAQFLKSWNTSELNILDKMENVLILRSKKPGKFTWQLNDEEKAALKIENNRIFEKAIEVISCDKKILIIFDELIGAIEKNLIDKEAVVDFLKTKPLHAEVVLTGRNPDGELLGLADYISEIKKIRHPFDSGVKAREGIEY; from the coding sequence ATGAACGGGTTGATTCATATTTATTGCGGCGACGGGAAAGGGAAAACGACAGCAGCGTTGGGACTTGCATTGCGTGCCTGCGGCAGCGGCTATAAGGTAATTCTGGCTCAGTTTTTAAAGTCATGGAATACAAGTGAATTGAATATTTTGGATAAAATGGAAAATGTATTAATTTTAAGAAGTAAAAAACCGGGCAAATTTACTTGGCAATTAAACGATGAGGAGAAAGCGGCACTTAAAATAGAAAATAACAGAATCTTTGAAAAAGCTATTGAAGTTATATCATGTGATAAAAAAATCCTTATCATATTCGACGAGCTTATTGGAGCAATAGAAAAAAACCTTATTGACAAAGAAGCAGTAGTGGACTTTCTGAAGACCAAGCCGCTCCATGCCGAAGTAGTTCTTACAGGGAGAAATCCTGATGGGGAATTGCTTGGTTTGGCCGATTATATCTCTGAAATTAAAAAAATCAGGCATCCATTTGATAGTGGTGTTAAAGCACGAGAGGGGATTGAATATTGA
- a CDS encoding cobyric acid synthase encodes MAKAIMIQGTTSNAGKSLITAGLCRIFSQDGYRVAPFKSQNMALNSYITEDGLEMGRAQVVQAEAAYKKPDVRMNPILLKPTSDKGSQVIVNGEVVGNMKAMDYYKNKTRYIPEIMKSYSSLAAENDIIVIEGAGSPAEINLKENDIVNMGMAKMANSPVLIVGDIDRGGVFASLYGTYMLLNETEKKYIKGNIINKFRGDIKILEPGLKMLEDLIPVPTVGVVPYMTLRIDDEDSLSEVFENSSVLADIDIAVIKLPRISNFTDFNAFELILGAKVRYISSAKEFKCPDLLILPGTKNTIDDLKWMRECGIEAEILKYASRGNPVFGICGGYQMLCKSLKDPYNVEGGGEIKGLGLIDAHTVFEKEKTRTRVSGIFKCAGGIFSELNGKSFEGYEIHMGITKAEGFLSMLKSMDGGEKTDGLCQGNVYGSYVHGIFDSEEVLKTIIKALYNKKDLEYNETLSCDVKAHKEREYDKLADELRKSLDMKYIYKIIDEGVTL; translated from the coding sequence ATGGCTAAGGCAATCATGATACAGGGGACAACTTCTAATGCAGGCAAAAGCCTTATAACTGCAGGACTTTGCAGGATTTTTTCACAGGACGGCTATAGGGTGGCGCCTTTCAAGTCACAGAATATGGCACTGAATTCCTATATAACTGAGGACGGGCTTGAAATGGGCAGAGCTCAGGTTGTACAGGCCGAAGCCGCATATAAGAAGCCGGATGTCAGGATGAATCCCATCCTCTTGAAGCCCACAAGCGACAAAGGTTCACAGGTCATTGTCAATGGCGAGGTTGTGGGCAATATGAAAGCTATGGATTACTATAAAAACAAAACAAGATATATACCGGAAATTATGAAAAGCTATAGCTCCCTTGCCGCTGAAAATGACATTATAGTGATTGAAGGTGCAGGGAGCCCGGCAGAAATAAACTTAAAAGAAAATGACATAGTCAATATGGGCATGGCAAAGATGGCAAATTCCCCTGTGCTGATTGTTGGAGATATTGACAGAGGCGGTGTGTTTGCTTCACTTTACGGAACTTACATGCTACTGAATGAAACTGAAAAGAAGTATATTAAAGGGAACATCATCAATAAGTTCAGAGGCGATATCAAGATCCTGGAGCCGGGGCTTAAAATGCTGGAAGACCTTATACCTGTTCCAACAGTCGGTGTAGTTCCATACATGACTCTGAGAATAGATGATGAGGACAGCCTTTCTGAAGTATTTGAAAATAGCAGTGTGTTGGCGGACATTGATATTGCTGTCATAAAACTTCCACGAATCTCAAATTTTACGGACTTTAATGCTTTTGAATTGATTTTGGGAGCCAAGGTTAGATATATTTCGAGTGCAAAGGAATTTAAGTGTCCGGATTTGCTGATTCTACCGGGAACAAAAAATACAATTGACGATTTAAAATGGATGAGAGAGTGTGGTATTGAGGCTGAAATATTAAAATATGCAAGCAGGGGGAATCCTGTATTCGGTATTTGCGGCGGATATCAGATGCTCTGCAAAAGCCTTAAGGACCCTTACAATGTGGAAGGCGGCGGCGAAATAAAGGGCTTGGGACTCATTGATGCCCATACCGTATTTGAAAAGGAAAAGACAAGAACCAGAGTAAGCGGCATTTTTAAATGCGCTGGTGGTATTTTTTCAGAGCTCAATGGAAAAAGCTTCGAGGGCTATGAAATACATATGGGTATAACAAAGGCTGAAGGCTTTTTGTCGATGCTGAAAAGCATGGACGGCGGTGAGAAAACCGACGGGCTTTGCCAGGGGAATGTTTATGGCAGCTATGTCCATGGAATTTTTGACAGCGAAGAGGTTTTAAAGACCATTATAAAAGCTTTGTACAACAAAAAAGATCTTGAATACAATGAAACCTTAAGTTGTGACGTTAAAGCGCATAAAGAGCGGGAATATGACAAATTGGCAGATGAGCTCCGCAAATCTCTCGATATGAAGTATATTTATAAAATTATTGATGAAGGTGTTACTCTATGA
- the cobD gene encoding threonine-phosphate decarboxylase CobD, which produces MDDIAMHGGDIYSYMEMNGAKPLDYSANINPLGLPDNVKKALAQNIESYSAYPDTNCRKLKEAVSAYEKFEADCILFGNGAADIIYRICYALRPKTALLTAPTFSEYGQALENTGCKIEYFGLSPEYGFTVGTGILEQVSGKDIVFICNPNNPTGNLADRSLIYKLAEKCRKENCILVIDECFMDFIAEKKSYSFIEYLEDFDNVIIVKAFTKIFAMAGLRLGYCLCSNKEILLKIEKAGQPWSVSTPAQVAGIAAIGDKDYLIRTARIIDEERGYLSKNLSSFGFTVFESHTNFILFKAEQTDLYDRLYKKGVLIRKCANFKGLDDTYYRIAVRCREDNEKLINAISEVIKNG; this is translated from the coding sequence GTGGATGATATAGCAATGCACGGCGGCGATATCTATTCATATATGGAGATGAATGGAGCAAAACCGCTTGATTATTCGGCTAATATAAACCCTCTGGGTTTGCCTGACAATGTTAAAAAGGCGTTGGCTCAGAATATTGAAAGCTATAGTGCCTATCCGGATACTAATTGCCGTAAGCTGAAGGAAGCTGTAAGTGCCTATGAAAAATTTGAAGCGGACTGCATACTGTTCGGAAACGGCGCGGCAGATATAATCTACAGAATATGCTATGCCTTAAGACCGAAGACTGCTCTCCTCACAGCGCCAACCTTTTCCGAATACGGACAGGCCCTTGAGAACACCGGCTGTAAAATCGAGTATTTTGGATTAAGCCCTGAATATGGCTTTACTGTGGGAACCGGCATATTGGAGCAAGTGTCAGGTAAGGATATTGTTTTCATTTGTAACCCAAACAACCCGACGGGAAATTTGGCAGACAGGAGCTTAATATACAAGCTTGCAGAAAAATGCCGAAAGGAAAACTGTATTTTGGTCATTGACGAATGCTTCATGGATTTTATCGCTGAAAAGAAGAGCTATAGCTTTATAGAGTATCTTGAGGATTTTGACAATGTGATAATTGTAAAGGCTTTTACGAAAATATTCGCGATGGCGGGGCTCAGGCTCGGGTATTGCTTATGCAGCAATAAAGAAATACTGTTGAAGATTGAAAAAGCCGGGCAGCCGTGGAGCGTGTCGACACCTGCTCAAGTAGCAGGGATCGCCGCAATTGGAGATAAGGATTATCTAATAAGGACTGCCAGGATCATAGATGAAGAAAGAGGCTATTTGTCAAAAAACTTAAGCAGCTTTGGCTTCACGGTTTTTGAAAGCCATACTAACTTTATTTTATTTAAAGCAGAACAGACGGATTTGTATGACAGGCTTTATAAAAAGGGCGTACTGATAAGGAAATGCGCCAACTTCAAAGGACTTGACGATACATATTACAGAATAGCTGTCAGATGCCGTGAAGACAATGAAAAGCTGATTAATGCAATAAGCGAGGTAATAAAAAATGGCTAA
- the cbiB gene encoding adenosylcobinamide-phosphate synthase CbiB produces the protein MRYLFVIGIAFILDLIFGDPYWLLHPVCIIGKAISALEKMLRKIVKNELFAGTVLVLVISGLAFFVPFLILYLANTLNYYLAMGIEIYFCYQIFAVKSLKKESMKVYYPLKEGNYPEARKYLSYIVGRDTQNLDAKGITKATVETIAENTTDGVVAPLFYMAIGGAPLAFLYKAINTMDSMIGYRNEKYEKFGKVAARLDDIANFIPARITALLMIAASALNGLDYKNAFRMFLRDRKNHKSPNSAQTESVCAGALNVQLAGNAYYFGQLVHKPTIGDNNREIVAQDIVLTNKLMYTTSVLAVIAAMIVRGCIWWMI, from the coding sequence ATGAGATATCTGTTTGTTATTGGTATTGCTTTCATACTTGATTTGATATTCGGAGATCCATACTGGCTACTTCATCCCGTGTGTATAATTGGAAAGGCAATCAGTGCTTTGGAGAAAATGTTAAGAAAAATCGTAAAAAACGAGCTTTTTGCAGGGACAGTTCTCGTGCTGGTTATATCGGGATTAGCTTTTTTTGTTCCATTTTTGATACTGTATCTGGCAAATACTTTGAATTACTATCTGGCTATGGGGATTGAAATTTACTTCTGCTACCAGATTTTTGCCGTAAAATCCCTGAAAAAAGAGAGTATGAAGGTTTATTACCCTCTCAAGGAAGGCAATTATCCGGAAGCTAGAAAATACTTATCCTACATTGTCGGAAGGGATACGCAGAATTTGGATGCTAAGGGTATCACAAAAGCCACAGTCGAAACGATAGCCGAGAACACCACTGACGGTGTCGTAGCTCCGCTTTTTTATATGGCAATAGGAGGCGCGCCCCTTGCTTTTTTATACAAGGCGATTAACACAATGGACTCCATGATAGGCTACAGAAATGAAAAGTATGAAAAATTCGGAAAGGTTGCTGCAAGGCTTGATGACATTGCAAACTTCATACCGGCAAGGATAACTGCACTGCTTATGATTGCGGCAAGCGCATTAAACGGCCTGGACTATAAAAATGCTTTTAGAATGTTTCTAAGAGATAGGAAAAACCATAAAAGCCCAAATTCTGCACAAACCGAGTCGGTATGCGCCGGAGCTTTGAATGTACAGCTGGCGGGCAATGCCTATTATTTCGGACAGCTTGTCCATAAGCCGACTATTGGTGATAATAATCGGGAAATTGTAGCTCAGGATATAGTTCTCACAAACAAATTGATGTATACGACTTCTGTTTTAGCAGTGATTGCTGCCATGATTGTAAGGGGGTGTATCTGGTGGATGATATAG
- a CDS encoding cobyrinate a,c-diamide synthase: protein MMNKKINRIMIAGTNSGCGKTTVTCAILKALKNRGLKVAAFKCGPDYIDPMFHSEIIETNSRNIDLFLCGERQARYLFAKNSENTDVSVVEGVMGFYDGVGGNTGENSSWDISNKLGIPAVLVVNCKGASVSVAAMIKGYLDFDKNRIEAVVLNNVSKHMYKMYKETIENRLGIRVAGYMPFEPEAVIGSRHLGLVTAKEIGSLKQKTELLAAIAEETIDLDLLLDIANNAEHFDYEKIEVEQISDVRIAVAKDRAFCFYYQDSLELLEKMGAKLIYFSPTEDIRLTEDVDGLILGGGYPELYLEKLSKNAGMINSIRAAWREGMPIYAECGGFMYLGKSINSYAMTHIIEPGFEMTEKLQNFGYVTLTAKDNTMLLEHGESATAHEFHYSKNDSDSGSLTARKASGKTWETGYCKENVFALYPHIHFWGNIQMAARFIKKCEEYKK, encoded by the coding sequence ATGATGAATAAAAAAATCAACAGAATCATGATAGCTGGAACAAACAGCGGCTGCGGAAAAACAACAGTGACCTGTGCAATACTAAAAGCGTTAAAGAACAGAGGGCTCAAGGTAGCTGCCTTTAAATGCGGCCCTGACTATATTGACCCTATGTTTCACAGCGAAATAATTGAGACAAACTCAAGGAATATTGATTTATTTTTATGCGGAGAAAGGCAGGCAAGATACCTTTTTGCCAAAAACAGCGAGAATACTGATGTTTCGGTCGTGGAAGGCGTTATGGGCTTTTACGATGGGGTGGGTGGAAATACCGGTGAAAACTCTTCATGGGATATATCAAACAAGCTTGGAATTCCTGCAGTTTTGGTAGTTAACTGCAAGGGAGCTTCGGTCTCCGTTGCCGCTATGATAAAGGGTTATCTGGATTTTGATAAAAACAGGATTGAAGCTGTAGTTTTAAATAATGTTTCAAAGCACATGTATAAAATGTACAAAGAAACTATTGAAAACCGTCTTGGAATAAGAGTGGCAGGTTATATGCCTTTTGAACCCGAGGCAGTCATTGGGAGCCGTCATTTGGGGCTGGTTACCGCAAAAGAAATAGGTTCGCTGAAGCAAAAGACGGAATTACTTGCTGCTATAGCAGAAGAGACTATAGATTTGGACCTGCTTCTTGATATTGCAAATAATGCGGAACATTTTGACTATGAGAAAATTGAAGTTGAGCAAATATCAGATGTAAGAATTGCAGTTGCTAAGGACAGGGCATTTTGCTTTTATTATCAGGACAGCCTTGAGCTTCTCGAAAAAATGGGTGCAAAGCTGATATATTTTTCACCTACTGAGGACATTAGGCTGACGGAGGATGTTGACGGCTTGATATTAGGAGGCGGATATCCGGAGCTTTATCTTGAAAAGCTCAGCAAAAATGCCGGAATGATAAACAGCATAAGAGCTGCATGGCGTGAGGGAATGCCGATTTATGCCGAATGCGGCGGCTTTATGTACCTGGGAAAAAGTATTAATTCCTATGCAATGACCCACATAATTGAACCGGGCTTTGAGATGACGGAGAAACTTCAGAATTTCGGGTATGTTACATTGACTGCAAAGGACAACACCATGCTTTTGGAGCATGGAGAGTCCGCCACTGCCCACGAATTTCATTATTCTAAAAATGATTCTGATTCCGGTAGCCTTACAGCCAGAAAAGCAAGCGGGAAAACGTGGGAAACCGGATATTGCAAGGAGAACGTATTCGCTCTTTACCCTCACATTCATTTCTGGGGGAACATTCAAATGGCAGCCAGATTTATTAAAAAATGTGAGGAGTACAAAAAATGA